The genomic segment CTAACACTCTGTGCTTTCTTATAAACCCTGTGCTATTATTAATTCTCTCATGTTAATGCCATTTCACAGTAAACGGACTTGCATGTCACATTATTGACCAATTTTAATTTTTAATTATCAGCATTATAATTAAGCTAAGTACTCATGCAAGCCATTAAGACTTAACCAGTAAGTCCCTGAACCTTAATAATGCTTTCCTGAAGAGTGAGCAGGGTAGGTTCCTACTTTACTTCATGGTAAGGGATAGGTGTTAAGGATTCCTACTACTCCCCCAGTCAGTATCATGCTTATTGTTGTGAAGTAGATTATTGTTCTTAGCCTAGTGTAGGCGTATTGACCCATTATCCTCCTATTACTGATTAGTATTCCAATTAGGGTTGCTGGTATTGCTATAACTATTGGTGCCAGGGATAGTAGTGTTAGGGCGAAGTTAAGTAGTGTTGAGTAATTATTAAGCATTAGTGAAACTATGATCACCGCTGGTACTGATTCAGCGGCATAGATTTTAATTGTGTTTTCGTAATTATTCTTACCCAGGGCCTCCAGTAAACCCCAGGCGCTGCTTAGGGATACCACCACTAGTGTTAGGAATCCTGCACTAACTAGGGCTAACCCAAACATGTAGTGGACTTTACCTAGGCTACTCAGTAACTGTATTGGGTCTGTTGGATCAACTCTACCTATTGATGAGCCTATGATTTCAGCGAACACTATTATTAACTCGGTTACAATAGCACCCATTAGCGTCTCCATGGTGATCCACTTATTCTTCTCATGAATACTCACCCTTATTCCCGGATTCGCATACTTCATTGCCGTTGCTGAGGATTGGTACACTAGCATGCATGGGGGAGTAACCACAGCACCTATGTTGACTGCCAGGAAGAAGAGGAAGCTCCTTGATGTTGAGAAGTAGAATAAGTCACTACCAGTGAAGTATAGTTTCGGCTCAACTATGATTAACGTTGAGGTAATTAGTAGTAGGGAGATTATGATTAAGTACCTCTCAGTGACCTCATACTTCCTCGTCAACACGATGATTATGTGCAGTGTGAAGAAGGTGAGTAATCCGATAAGCGGGTTAATGCCGATTAAGTAACTCCCAATGGCAATCCCAACGTACTCGGCTAGGTATGTGAAGAAGTCCACTAGGAATATTGGAACTATGGAGACTAGGGAAACCCTCCTGGAGTAATACTCCCTGATGAGTTCACCAACACCCTTACCGGTTATAGCCCCCAGTCTCCCAGCAGCCTCCTGTATTATGAATATTGGGATTGATAACAATAGGACAAACCACATTAACCTATACCCATAAACCTCACCAGTGGATAAACCACCCAGTATGCTGGCTGCATCAGCATCAGCCATTAAAGCCACCCATGCTGGCCCAAAAAGCCTAATTGCATCCCTTATGCTCAATCTAAATCACTACGATACGTAACCACTATGAATTTTAAGGTTTCAGGCATAGTTCAAACCCAGGTGACTACCCTAAAAGTAAGTCAATTAAACTAATTCATCAAGGCAAGACCACTAGTTCAGAGTCACCTAACCCAATAGTGAATTAGCAATGGTGTAATTAACCTCAACCAATGCAGCATAATAAACCAGTAACCAGTATTAACAGTATTCACACGTATAGTGGAGTCACTGGGGCTTAGCGTGATTAAGGTGCATGCATTACTCAATACACCCTCACCCAGTAAGCCCCCTAATGGTGTAATCTTAACGTAGGTTAAATTATAGAAGTCGTAACCCACCAAGTACCCGCCCAGGATGAGTGAACCATTAATTACAGTAATACCAGAGACACCCAATTGCTCATTAAGCAGGGTTACCGGTATTACATTACCGTAGGCTGGGTTTATGAAGCCTAGGTTCACGGTTAATTCATAATACATGGGTAAGCATGATGGGTTAATTAATGAGCCATTGGGAAGCATTAGTATTGGTGAGTAGTAGACTAATGGACCCAGGGGGGCTAGCCTACTAATATTAAATACCCTGTAACCATAATCAGTCTCACCACCAAGCAGGTAATCAACACCAGCACTGGTTGAATTAACCAGAACCCCCTTGTAGAATTGATTAAGCGTAATGGTGAAGTACCTTAAGTAACTTGGGAATGGTAGATTATTTAACACCACTGGTAGTGACGTTACCCTAAATGACGCATTCAAGTCATTACCGAACCAGGAGTAAAAGACCGTGACACCGGGTAGTGGGACACCATAGTATAGTGAACCATTGTACAGGTAGTGATGCCACAGGTAATACTTGAAGCCATTAGCCTCAATCAAGTAACCATTAACGCTGGTTAAATTACCCAACACATCACCCAACGACTCACTACCAGTTATGAATAAGAACACAGTGTAGTTAAACCCACCCACGGACGCAACAATTGAAACAAGCCAACGACCACTAAGGCTTAATGGCTGAGGCATTAGGTTAACCGGGTATGTTAAATTAACCACCCACTCAACACCACCCCTTAACCCACTCACTGAAGTAGACTTAAGCAATATTGGGTACTGCATTGAGGTCGCATTAGCAATAATTAATGTTAACCTCAAACCAGCCACACCAAGCCATGGAGCCGTAACATTCTCCTCATTAATCAATATGCCGTAGGCTAATGGGTGAGTTAACTTCAGTGAATCAATGTAGCTTAATGGCGGTTCACCGTGGGTTAGATTCATTGAAATAATGTAAACCTTACTAACATACACAACGGGCAATGGCGATGATGGAACATAAACCGCTAACGTAACTACCGCTAACACTAATAATAAGGTAATGGTAATCAGTATCACTAAGTTACCTGACTCCATAATTATGGAGTATTAATTCAGTTAAAAACTTTATTCAAACCCAGCACCAATATTAAAGCTTTACAACACCATGCAGGCTTAACACTATTAAAGCAACATGCGTACTTTCTAATCCCTTTTGGGATTTTCATGAAAAAGCCATAATTGTTACAGGGAAAAAGGAAAATAACTTTCTAATCCCTTTTGGGATTTTCGGATGCATTCCCCTACTCCATAACAACCGTGAGGGGTTTGATTAATCTTTCTAATCCCTCTTGGGATTTTCTTAATTATTAAGTCTTTATCCTTAATTTTTTAATTCGAATTCCCTTTCTAATCCCTCTTGGGATTTTCTGGATTGATTTAAGCGGTAACGGTTACAATGCAGTATTCGTCTTTCTAATCCCTTTTGGGATTTTCTGAGCTATCAGCTTTTTTAGGTTTTTTAAGTTTTTCTTCATGGTTTGCTTTGTTTATCATTGGCACAACCATTCCGCTATTCCTCACTCCCACATCCCTGTGCTGATGATGCAATGAAGCCCTCTAATGGTTGTGCCAATTGAAAGAAATGAAGAATGATAATGAAACTGTGCCGATGAAAAAATATAGAGTATATATTTGACTCAATGAAAGAAGACAGGAATCACAAACAAGAATAAAACCACAAACCAACACAACCCCCGTCAACCCCCGTGTTCCCCAGGTGGTTGTGGGATTTCATAAGGAGTTCCACTGAGGCTGGTTCATATATTGAGACTAGGGGTATTTCTAATCCCTCTTGGGATTTTCTAAACTATTGGTTTTAAGATTTTTAAGTTTTTCTCTATTAGTTGTTCACAAGGGTAGGCATCAATTAGCTCAGGTTGTGGCGTATGCGTTGGCTGTTGAGGAGACGCTTAAGGTTACTGTTGATGAGGCGGTAATGATTAGTGTTAATGGTGGTTTAACTAGGTTTAAGATAACCCCATGGTTAAGGAATTGGATTATTAATGAGTTAGGTAGTTTAAGGAGTATGATCAATAGGCAGGAGTTACCGAAGCCTACTATTGATAAGGCTAAGTGCTCAGCATGCTTCTATAGGAGTATTTGCTTAAAGTACGGTTAAGTATTTATTACGAGTAAAGTGAATACACTTATGGTTACTTTACATAAAGTAACCATAGCCTTCACCCCAAGTATTGATGTACCCTTCATTAATTGGCATGGCTTAATATTAAGTGCATTAGTCACTGAGGCATTGATTAATGGTGGATTCGCCATTGATCATAATGCCAGGAAACACCTATACATTACACCAATACTGAATCAGAAGGATGAACCAATACTGGGTAGAGTGTTGAAAGGAGGCTTGGAGTATAAGTTTAACGTAACCGTAGTTAATGAGGAGGCTAGGGATGCATTAGTGAATTGGTTCGTTAAGAAGAACGGCTTCATTCTAAACGGCGTCAACGCATCATTAACATCAGTAAGCATAACGGAGGAGAAGGTTGAGATAAGCAGTGGAGGTAAGGGTAATGAGTCAAGTAAGGTTATTGTAACGTGGAATGTGGATTACGGCCCAACCGTGTTTAGGTTTAGGGCCAGTAACGTACTTTATCCAAGCCCAAGGATGCTCATCTTCAGTATGGCTAGGAGGTTGAGTGATGTACTTACGAATAATGAGATAGTTATTAGGAGGGGTAATGTGGAGTACGTGGGTGTAATAGGCAGTATTAACCTTAAGGATATTGCCAGGGAATTAGCATTAAACACTGAGCTAATTAAGTTCACTGGATTTAAGTTAATTAAGTTAAGCCTTGGGAGTAGGGGTAATGTTGAGAGGAGGGTACCTGCATTCACGGCTAAGGCAAGCTACTTAACACTAGTGGATAAGTCAACGTTACCCATATTTAGGGAGATGATTAAAGTAGCCAACATGACTGGTGTAGGTAAGAATACATCAATAGCATTAGGGTACGTGAAGACAAGGATAGAGGGCATTAGGGAAATTAAGGGGAGCAGTAATCAATAATTCATCGATAATTCCTTACGCCTATCCGCACCTCGGCTTGGGAAGCATGCTTAATTTAATTAATCCACGCAGCAGCTCATCTTAGTGATGTCTCTATAGAAGGCTTGTGCAGCTAACTTCAGTGACTCAGCCATTGTCGGGAAGACGTGTATTGTGTCTATTAGGTCATTGATTGTTGCCTTAAGCCTAATGGCTAATGCGGCTTCATTTATGAATTCCGCCGCGTTCTCACCCATGGCGTGGACGCCAATTATCCTCCCACTGCCCTTCTCAATAATCATTTTAACTAAACCATTAGTGTCACCTAGTATGTGTGCCTTAGCCACATTATCCATGAAGACAACCCTATAATCCACATCAATACCCATGGCAACAGCCTCAGCAACAGTTAACCCAACCCTAGCTAAATTAGGCTTAGTGAATATGGCTTGAGGCACAGCAAGCATGTCAATTCTCCTATGGGCATTAAGCACAGCGTTATCAACAGCAACCACACCCTGCTTACCGGCCAGGGCCTCAAGCATGGGTCCGCCTAATACATCACCAGCCGCGTAAACCCTTGGGTTTGTGGTCCTTAACTCATCATCAACCAGGATACCGCCTTTCTCACTTAGTTTAATACCAGCCTCATTAAGGTTAAGGTCAACATTAGGCCTCCTACCCATGGCTACAAGGATTTCATCAGCCTCCAACTCACCCTTATCAGTCACAACAACCTTACCCTCAACACCCTGCTTAACCTCCAGCACCCTAGTACCTGTAAGCACCACTACGCCACTCTGCTCAAGCACCTGCCTAATGCCCAGTGATATTTCAGGTTCCCAATCCGGTATGAGTACTTGACTCCTCTGAACCACGGCTACATCAACACCAAGCATCCTATACATTTGCGCAAACTCCAATGCCTGCGCCCTACCACCGAGCACTATCAGTGACCCAATTCTACGCTGTGGGTTAAGGGCCTCCACATTTGTCCAGTAACCCACCTCCCTTAATCCCTTTATGTTGGGTATGTTTGGTGATGAACCCGTGGCCACTATGAACCTCTCACCCTCAATAACCCTACCATTAACCTTAACTGAATTAGGGGAGGTGAAGTACGCCCTACCCTCAATCAACTCCACGTCATACTTAGCTAACACATCCTCGTACTTAAGCTTCCTAAGCTTATTCACAATATCCAGTTCATGCTTAAAGGCGCTCATGTAATCCCAGTTAAGGCTTGGTTCAAAACCCTTCGCGTAACCGTAAAGTTCACCAATCCTGAGGACTGTCTTTGATGGTACGCAACCCACATTAACGCACGTCCCACCCAATGGTCCATAACCAATCAATGTGGGTTTAATACCGAGTTCATTAGCCCTTATCAATGCTGCGAAGCCAGCTGCCCCATAACCAATAATAACCAGTTCCTTAGCCATAAAACCACCACGGATTCATTACTGGGAATAAGGATGAGTCATTTTGATTCACAGTTAATCACTCACCGTGAGGTGATTTAAACACCCCCATGCCTCTGTTCAAAGGCATTAGCGCAGTGCTCGCAACAGAAGTAATGCCTCTCACCGTTTATTACACGCACATAGGCTCTCTCCAAGGTTATAGGCATACCGCAGTTCTCGCACCTTAATCCACCCTGTGTACTCGTATTATTCCTCAGCCTCATAACGGGCACTCAGCCTCAGTATTTAAATTATTTTTTCTTCATATGAAAATTTATTCATATGTTAAAAATCTTTAAAAGCTAAGCAATTACTCAACGGTGATGCTGAGGCCAGGTAACCAAACCTTCAGTGAGATTCAAACCGTGGCCAAGGTTCTGGTAACGGTCATTGGTAACCCAAGGTACACGATTGTTTTCATAGCCTCCTTCCTACTACTCTTTACAGCATTCTACTACCTGTATACCACGGGGCATGTGGGTTACATCCTCCTAAGAAACTACTACGTATACTACGACTTGGCTTCATCATTAGTCGTATCCCTATTGAACAGTATGGTTATGGTAATGGGTCTTTACGGTTTGAGACTTAGATTAAGTGGCTTAAGTATACCTTCCATAGCTTTAGGATTAGCGCCAACCGCATGCTGCGCCCCAACCGTGGCAGCATTAGTAACCTCAGTGGTGGCTTCAATGGCTGGTTCATCAACAGCATTACTAACCGTGGGTAAGCTTCAGGGTGTATTAGGCGTCTATAACCCAATCTTCGTGGCATTATCCATAGCAATAGCTGTTGTGGGGCTTAATAATGTGGCAAAGAACCTAGTGTGCTCATGCAGTAGGTGAGAGGAATGAGGACGCGTACTGTAATCCTAGTAATCGCATCTATAGTAGTCCTTTCAACAGTAGTATACTTATTCACTAGACCAACAAGGACTACAGGTGTTTCAGTGGGTTATTATGCACCAGACTCTAGCTTTGAGTTAATCAATGGCACAAGCGTTAAACTATATGACTTCCTAAACCATGGTCACTACGTTCTAGTTTACTTCGTATCCACCTGGTGCAGTGACTGCGCCATTGGGTTAATAATGCTTAGCCATAGGCTGGAGCCCATACTACAGTCACATAATGTGATTGTCCTAGTTCTTGAGAATTATAATGACTTAGGTTACCAGGGTGAACCCGTTAATGAGTTTGTTAGCTACTTTGCAGGTAATTCATCAAAGTACTTTACCGTGGGTATTGCAAGCCTTAAGATGACTGAGACCTATAATCCAGAGGGTTACCCAGAAATCTACTATTTAATAGCACCCAATGGTAAGATAATTTACGAGAACACGGACCTAGCCGGCACCTATAATTCCTTAATCAGCATCGTAAATGGGCTTGGGAACTCATAAGCCACGATTTAAATTAACACTCACCTTCTCCTCATTAATTACATCACACGCTAATATCGACCTACTATTCCTCATGGCATGCTCAATGGCTAGTTTCACAATACTAGCCACGGCATCATTTGCTATTGAGTAGTATGAGTACTTACCCCTCCTCTCCACCTTAACCACACCGCAATTCCTTAAGCAAGCCAAGTGATGGGAGATTAGGGATTGAGACCTCCCAAGAGCCTTAGTAATCTCCTGAACAGAGGATGAACCATGATTAAGGAGAAAAAGCACAATCTCAAGCCTACTCCTATCTGATAATGCGGTAAAGAACATCTCCAACGCCATCAACAACGGCTCCCTCCCACTCATTAAACCATGAGAACCTTAGCATTTAATAAATCTTTCGCACCGCCACACACAACACCCAACGAAGACCTACAGTAATCTAAAAGCAGTACAAAACATATTCCTCCTTCTAATCCCTTTAGAATCTCAATAAAATTAAATATATACTCTATATATTATCATCGGCACAGTTTCATTATCATTCTTCATTTCTTTCAATTAGCACAACCATTGGGGGGCTTCATTACACCATCAGCACAGGAATGTGAGAGCACAGAATAACAGAATGGTTGTGCCAATGATAAACAAAGCAAACCATGAAGAAAAACTTAAAAAACCTAAAAAAGCTGATAACACAGAAAATCCCAAAAGGGATTAGAAAGCCGCAGACGTTGCTCAGCTTGTTTAACAGTTTAGCGAAGCCGCGAAAATCCCAAAAGGGATTAGAAAGGATAAGGCCACGGTTTCAAGTACATTGAGGAATCGTTACAATGAAAATCCCAAAAGGGATTAGAAAGTGTATGATAATTCCACCTTAGTGCTAGTTCCCCATGAACCTAGAAAATCCCAAAAGGGATTAGAAAGGGCGTATAATTGAGTACCGTTACTGAACATGAACTTGAGGAAAATCCCCAAAAGGGATTAGAAAGTGTAGTAACGTGGAAATAAAGGTACACTTGTAGCAGGTAGAAAATCCCAAAAGGGATTAGAAAGTTGTGGTCGTAGAAGTCGAAACCTAACCCTATTAAGTCTCGAAAATCCCAAGAGGGATTAGAAAGTTTACAAAATCCTCAAATCCCTCAAATTTTTCCATAGGGAATCAAGGAAAATCCCAAGAGGGATTAGAAAGTAATTACAGCTGTGAACTCAGGAAACATAAAATATATATCACTGAAAATCCCAAGAGGGATTAGAAAGGCTTATGATGATTGCCGTTGATGGTAAGACATAATTAATCACTGAAAATCCCAAGAGGGATTAGAAAGTTATCACTACTCCAATGCAATGAACCCAGCAAGTCTTCATACTCATGAAAATCCCAAGAGGGATTAGAAAGATAACTTATGCTAGGTATTTCAATTACCCAATGGTCATGCCTATGTAAATCCCAAAAGGAATTAGAAGGGTATTAAATCGGCTAGGATGTTGGTTTATGATTGTAGTGTGTTTATTAGTTTCTGGATCCATTCTCTGGGTTTTATGATGCCTTCTTCGTTAGTTACTAGACCTCTTTCTATTAGGTCGTTTACGTCTATTCCCATTTGCTTTAAGATGTTTTGCAGTGTTCCGTTGCCTATTATTTTTAATGCCTCTATGTATTTTTCCTGTATTGTTAGTGGTAGTTTCGGTAATTCCACTATGCTTTTGAATGATTCATGCATGTAGATTATTTTCCAAGCACCGGTTAATTGGGCTACTAGGGCTATATACGCTGTTTCTGGTTTATAGCCTGCTGTGGCATTGACTACTACCTTGTACCCACTACGTGTTTTGTTTATTATTAGTCTGGCGAATTTATTCACTAGTTCTATTAATCCTTCGTTAAACCAGTTTATGTCTCTTCCAAGATCCTTTACGACTATTGGTTCATCAACCTTAGGTTTAATGTTGATTCCAGCCTTCTGCATGAATTCATTTCCGTAACGGTCTAGGTACTCCTTGATTACCTGTGCGCAGAATTTCCCCGTGCCTGTATCCGTGGGGTATAGGTAAATCTCCAACTCCTCAAACTGCCTGTATGGGAAATCCAGGAGAAACCTTATCAATGTATTTAACTCTGCACTAGTCCCCTCTGGGTTATTCCTCACGAACTCTATAGTCTTCTCGAAAAACGAATCACCCCTATGCCTCATGTGTTCAATCTTCTCCTGAAGCGGATCATCAGGGCCTAGTTTACTCAGTTTTCCCTCCTTTAACTTTGCCTGTATCTCTTCAGGAATCCCCGTGAGGTCTATGGTACTCACACCCCTTTCTATGTCATTTCTTATAGTAGCTTCCATGTTAGATAGTATGCTTGTACCTACGGTGCTTAGAACCGCTAACTTCACAGTGTTACTGTAGTATACTTTAATTTATTAGTTTTTCCTTTATGACTATAATGTTCTTTACCCTTATACTCAAGATATTGATTTAACGTAAAACTTAGTAATTTAACATTAATAAAGAAGACGCGTGCAATACCTTAGATGAGTAGTGGAGATTCCGAGGAAAGAGTCTTAGTACTGGCACCTTGGGGTTTACCCACTCTTTGGGATGAAGTTAATTACGTAATCCCCAGGGTTAGTGAGAGTGGTGGG from the Caldivirga maquilingensis IC-167 genome contains:
- a CDS encoding ArsR/SmtB family transcription factor — its product is MSGREPLLMALEMFFTALSDRSRLEIVLFLLNHGSSSVQEITKALGRSQSLISHHLACLRNCGVVKVERRGKYSYYSIANDAVASIVKLAIEHAMRNSRSILACDVINEEKVSVNLNRGL
- a CDS encoding CRISPR-associated protein Cas4; the protein is MVLRFLSFSLLVVHKGRHQLAQVVAYALAVEETLKVTVDEAVMISVNGGLTRFKITPWLRNWIINELGSLRSMINRQELPKPTIDKAKCSACFYRSICLKYG
- the cas6 gene encoding CRISPR system precrRNA processing endoribonuclease RAMP protein Cas6, with translation MVTLHKVTIAFTPSIDVPFINWHGLILSALVTEALINGGFAIDHNARKHLYITPILNQKDEPILGRVLKGGLEYKFNVTVVNEEARDALVNWFVKKNGFILNGVNASLTSVSITEEKVEISSGGKGNESSKVIVTWNVDYGPTVFRFRASNVLYPSPRMLIFSMARRLSDVLTNNEIVIRRGNVEYVGVIGSINLKDIARELALNTELIKFTGFKLIKLSLGSRGNVERRVPAFTAKASYLTLVDKSTLPIFREMIKVANMTGVGKNTSIALGYVKTRIEGIREIKGSSNQ
- a CDS encoding TlpA family protein disulfide reductase, which gives rise to MRTRTVILVIASIVVLSTVVYLFTRPTRTTGVSVGYYAPDSSFELINGTSVKLYDFLNHGHYVLVYFVSTWCSDCAIGLIMLSHRLEPILQSHNVIVLVLENYNDLGYQGEPVNEFVSYFAGNSSKYFTVGIASLKMTETYNPEGYPEIYYLIAPNGKIIYENTDLAGTYNSLISIVNGLGNS
- the merA gene encoding mercury(II) reductase — translated: MAKELVIIGYGAAGFAALIRANELGIKPTLIGYGPLGGTCVNVGCVPSKTVLRIGELYGYAKGFEPSLNWDYMSAFKHELDIVNKLRKLKYEDVLAKYDVELIEGRAYFTSPNSVKVNGRVIEGERFIVATGSSPNIPNIKGLREVGYWTNVEALNPQRRIGSLIVLGGRAQALEFAQMYRMLGVDVAVVQRSQVLIPDWEPEISLGIRQVLEQSGVVVLTGTRVLEVKQGVEGKVVVTDKGELEADEILVAMGRRPNVDLNLNEAGIKLSEKGGILVDDELRTTNPRVYAAGDVLGGPMLEALAGKQGVVAVDNAVLNAHRRIDMLAVPQAIFTKPNLARVGLTVAEAVAMGIDVDYRVVFMDNVAKAHILGDTNGLVKMIIEKGSGRIIGVHAMGENAAEFINEAALAIRLKATINDLIDTIHVFPTMAESLKLAAQAFYRDITKMSCCVD
- a CDS encoding putative CRISPR-associated protein; amino-acid sequence: MKLAVLSTVGTSILSNMEATIRNDIERGVSTIDLTGIPEEIQAKLKEGKLSKLGPDDPLQEKIEHMRHRGDSFFEKTIEFVRNNPEGTSAELNTLIRFLLDFPYRQFEELEIYLYPTDTGTGKFCAQVIKEYLDRYGNEFMQKAGINIKPKVDEPIVVKDLGRDINWFNEGLIELVNKFARLIINKTRSGYKVVVNATAGYKPETAYIALVAQLTGAWKIIYMHESFKSIVELPKLPLTIQEKYIEALKIIGNGTLQNILKQMGIDVNDLIERGLVTNEEGIIKPREWIQKLINTLQS
- a CDS encoding transcriptional regulator, giving the protein MRLRNNTSTQGGLRCENCGMPITLERAYVRVINGERHYFCCEHCANAFEQRHGGV
- a CDS encoding NRAMP family divalent metal transporter, whose product is MADADAASILGGLSTGEVYGYRLMWFVLLLSIPIFIIQEAAGRLGAITGKGVGELIREYYSRRVSLVSIVPIFLVDFFTYLAEYVGIAIGSYLIGINPLIGLLTFFTLHIIIVLTRKYEVTERYLIIISLLLITSTLIIVEPKLYFTGSDLFYFSTSRSFLFFLAVNIGAVVTPPCMLVYQSSATAMKYANPGIRVSIHEKNKWITMETLMGAIVTELIIVFAEIIGSSIGRVDPTDPIQLLSSLGKVHYMFGLALVSAGFLTLVVVSLSSAWGLLEALGKNNYENTIKIYAAESVPAVIIVSLMLNNYSTLLNFALTLLSLAPIVIAIPATLIGILISNRRIMGQYAYTRLRTIIYFTTISMILTGGVVGILNTYPLP